GGCATGAGGCCGCCGCCCACCTCGGCTCCCTGGCCACCCCCGGCGCGGACGGCCCCGAGTGGATCTGGCGCGGCGGCCGGCTGCGGCCCTGGAGCGAGGCCACCATCCACGTCAACGCCGTGGGCCACGCGTCGGTGGCCGCCGTCTTCGAGGGCATCAAGGCGTACCTGGCGGAGGACGGCGAGAACCTGCTGCTGTTCCGGCTGGAGGACCACCTGGACCGGCTGCGGCACTCCGCGCGGATCTGCCGGGTCGAGATCCCGCACAGCCGGGACGAGCTGGCCGAGGCGGTGGTGGACCTGCTGAAGGCGAACCGCGCCGCCGGCGACACCTACGTCCGCCCGTGGGCCTTCCCCGAGGGCCTGATCCGCGAGCAGATGGTCCCGGCCGGGGCGCGCTGCGAGGTCGTGGTGGACAGCTGGCCGTTCCGCAGCGGCTTCCGGCGGGAGGGCTGCCGGGCCGCGGTCAGCTCCTGGCTGCGGATCACCGACGCCAGCACGCCGCCCCGGGTCAAGGCGTTCTCGAACTACCACAACGGCCGGCTGGCCCTGATCGAGGCCCGGGAGAACGGGCACGACTGGCCGATCCTGCTCAACGACCGGCACCAGGTCAGCGAGGGCGCGGGCGCGTGCGTCGCGCTGGTGCGGGACGGCGTGGTGATCACCCCCTCGCTCTCCAGCGGGGTGCTGGAGAGCATCACCCGCTCCACCGCGCTGACCCTGCTCGCCGAGGAGGGCTACGAGGTCGAGGAGCGCCCGGTGGACCGCACCGAGCTCTACCTCGCCGACGAGCTGTTCTTCCTCGGGACGGCCTGGGAGGTGCTGCCGATCACCGCGGTGGACGGCCTGCGGGTCGGCGAGGGCGTCGCCGGGCCGGTCACCGAGCGCCTGTACGAGCTCTACTTCTCCCTGGTGCGCGGCCGCTCGGACCGGCACCTGGGCTGGCTCACCCCCGTCCCGGTCGGGGCCCATGTCTGAGGCCGGGGCGGTGCGCACCGCAGCGGCGGACGCCGGGACGATGGACGCCGTCGTGCTGCGCGAGCCGGGCGGCCCCGAGCAGCTGCGCTTCGAACGCCGCCCGGTGCCGCGCCCCGGCCCGGGCGAGGCCCTGGTGGAGGTCGCGGCCGCCGGGGTGAACTTCGTCGACCTCTACCTGCGCTCGGGCCGCTACCCGGTGCCGCTGCCGGCCGTGCTGGGCCAGGAGGGCGCGGGCACCGTGCGCGCCCTCGGCCCCGGCACCGACCCGCACGGCCTGCGGGTCGGCGACCGGGTCGCCTGGGCGAACGTGCGCGGCGCCTACGCGCGGTACGCCGCCGTCCCGGCCGAACGGCTGGTGCCGGTCCCCGCCGGGATCG
The window above is part of the Kitasatospora sp. NA04385 genome. Proteins encoded here:
- the ilvE gene encoding branched-chain-amino-acid transaminase, whose product is MSSATPLRHEAAAHLGSLATPGADGPEWIWRGGRLRPWSEATIHVNAVGHASVAAVFEGIKAYLAEDGENLLLFRLEDHLDRLRHSARICRVEIPHSRDELAEAVVDLLKANRAAGDTYVRPWAFPEGLIREQMVPAGARCEVVVDSWPFRSGFRREGCRAAVSSWLRITDASTPPRVKAFSNYHNGRLALIEARENGHDWPILLNDRHQVSEGAGACVALVRDGVVITPSLSSGVLESITRSTALTLLAEEGYEVEERPVDRTELYLADELFFLGTAWEVLPITAVDGLRVGEGVAGPVTERLYELYFSLVRGRSDRHLGWLTPVPVGAHV